CCGCCTTCCTTTACAAGAGCAGCCGTTCAAGGTGTTGGCGATGTTGCTGGAGCGTCCGGGTGAACTTGTGACCCGGGACGAACTGAAGCAGCAGCTCTGGCCTGAGGCCGAGTTCGGTGACTTCGACCAGGGACTGAACGTTGCCATAAAGAAGATACGCACTGCACTGGGGGACTCCGCTGACAGCCCCCGGTTCGTCGAGACCCTGTCGCGCCGAGGGTACAGGTTCATAGCGCCCGTCACTGCCGACCACGTTGGACCGACTTTAGCTCCGCCACTTCCCGCGAGTCCGAAGGTCCTCAGGCGATTGCCGACCAAGGCCATCGTGGCAGGGGTTGTGCTTATGGTGATTGCGCTTGGCGCATGGTCGGTTAAAAGAAAGCCGCGAGAGTATTCGCTGGGAATTTTCGGTGTTGCGCCGAATTTCCGACTGACGCCGCTTACGAGCTCGATGGGCTGCGAGTTCGATCCGCAGTTTTCCCCCGACGGTAAGCAGATTGCTTACGTCTGGTCGCCCAGCCCGACTGTGCCTCCCGGCATTTACCTGAAGGTAGTAGGGGCGGGGAGTCCCGTAGCGTTGTTGCCTTCCAAGAAGGGTGTGGTGCACATCTTACCGGCGTGGTCCCCGGACGGAAGATACATCGCTTGTGTGCGCGGAGTGAAACAAGAGGGCTCCGAACTCCGTAACGTAAAGCGGACCATCACGGAACAGCTACTTGATGAAGAGGAAAATCGTAAGCCGGATGTAGGGGTGTATGTAATTCCGGCGATCGGTGGGGAAGAGAGAAAGCTGTTTGATGCTCCTCTGATCCTGGATCTGAAGTGGGCCCCGGACGGCCAATGGTTTCTGATCGGTCGCCGCCTGGTGAAAGAGGGGCCGGCCAGCCTCTGGCGTTACTCAATGGACGGAACGCCACAGAAGCAACTTACTTTTCCGCCGGAGGGATTCAACGGCGATACGCTGCCTACGTTCTCACCAGACGGTAAGCTGATCGCGTTTTCGCGGAACTTCAGTTCGGGCGGCTCCGACGTTTTCGTCATACCCGCGAGCGGAGGCGAGGCGCGGCGCATTACCCACGACGGCCAGCATGTTCGCGGACTGAGCTTCAGCGACGACGGCAAGGAAATCATCTATTCCTCGGCGCGTGAAGGAAGTGCGCGCACCGCGCTTTGGCGAATTGCGGTCGAGGGCGGCACGCCGAAGCGACTTCCGTTTGGTAACGACAACGTCGTCAGCCCAATCATGGCGGGGACTGGCGATCACCTGGCGTATGTGCATATTTCACAGTCGGCGAAGATATATGCCTTCGAAATCGACAAGCCGGGAATCGCTCACAGAGAGGATGCGACGGATGGCGTGCCCGTGATCTCGTCGCGGCTTATGCAAGTGGGGCCGCAGTACTCACCCGATGGCACTCGAGTCGCCTTTGCGTCTACACGGTCTGGGCCGTGGGAGATCTGGGTGTCGAACCCCGATGGCAGTAACGCGATCCAGTTGACTAACTTTGGCGACAGGCAGACGGGCACTCCTCGCTGGTCCCCTGATGGGAAGTTCATCGCATTCGATGCACGACCGGAACAGCACTCGGACATTTACGTGATCGATAGCCAGGGAGGTACTCCGAGAAGAATCACGGCGAGCAACTTCGATAATGTCGTGCCGAGCTTCTCCCGCGACGGCCAATGGATTTACTACAGTTCGAACGCAAGCCGCAGGTGGGAGCTTTGGAAGACGCGTGTGGATGGAACCGGACAGCCGATCCAACTGACAAAAAACGGCGGATTTTCCGGCTTTGAGTCAGTGGACGGGAGTACCGTTTACTACGTGAAGTGGGATAAACTCGGAATCTTCTCCATGCCGGCAGCGGGCGGGCCGGAAACGCTGGTGACGATCGAACTGTTCGCCAAATTGTGGGGATGCTGGTCGTTGCAGAAGAACGGGATTTACTTCATTCGTCCGGAACTTAAGAATGATGATGAGCGTGTGTTCCCGGCGCTGGCTTTCTACGACTTCGCGACCAAAGAGATCAGGAACGTGCGCGCACTGCCGGACGCGCCGAATCCGGGGCCAAGTCTCGCCATTTCCCCAGATCAGAAAACTATGCTGTACACCATGGCGGACGTCGGTGGTAGCGAGATTATGCTGGTGGAGAATTTCCGGTAGCTACTTTTTAGTGCGCTGAAGTTCGCGGTAGGCTTCGCTTTTCGAGACGCCCATCTCGCGCGCGACGCGTTTCAGCGCATCTTTTTCGTCCAGGGATTCGTCGCGCATGTAACGCTCCACCAACTGGCTGACCGACTCTTTTTTCGGCGCTTCGGGTTCGTTCTCATCTGCCTTGGCGATGAGCAACGTGATCTCGCCCTTCAGTTCGCCTCGCTCTTCGGCGATCCGCAACACATCTTCAACATGTCCGCGAAGGAACTCCTCATGCAGTTTCGTGACTTCGCGAGCGATCACGACGTGCCGCGTGGGTCCCATCACGTCCACGATGTCTTTCAAAGTCTCGATGATCCTATGCGGCGCCTCATAGAAGATGAGAGTGCGTGGCGCATGCTGCATCTCTTCGAGCAACTTTCTCCGTTGGCCCGATTTAGCCGGGAGGAAACCGCTGAACTTGAAACTGTCGCCGGGAAATCCGCTCGCAACGAGCGCCGAAAGGAACGCCGATGCTCCCGGTACCGGCACGACCTTTAGATGATGCCGGATTGCCAAGGTGATCAGGCGATATCCGGGGTCGGAGATCGCCGGCATTCCAGCATCGGTGACGAGCGCAATGCTTTCACCATCTTCGAGGTGGACGATCAGCTCCGGCGCGCGGGTCATCTCGTTGTGCTCGTGATAGCTGACGGTGGGGGTGTGAATCTCGTAATGATTCAGCAGTTTTTGTGTCTGGCGGGTGTCTTCGCAGGCAATGCGGTCCACGTTGCGAAGCACGCGTAGCGCGCGCAGGGTGATGTCTTCCAGATTACCGATGGGAGTGCCGACAATGTATAGCGCGGGATCCAGTCGCTCCTCATTCCGGGAGTTCATGGGCGCAGTGTAGCAGGAAAGCTGTGCGAAAGCTGCGACTCAGAAGTCGCTTGGGACCTCCTTGAATCCCATGAAAGCCGCGTCGTTCTCCGAGATTGTCAGGTTACGGATGGTGGCATTCCGGTGGTCACGAAGATCGGCAAGCGCCTGGTCAAGAAGATCGGGGCGGAGAGCGATGTCCTGCGATAGAAACTGGATAAGACTAGTTTCATCGAAGGTACGGCCATACGACTTGCCGCCATCATTAAAAGTGAACTGATACTGCGGTACGCGGATTCCGGCGGAGTCGCTTACAACGCCGAGCGAGATGATGTGAGCAAATCCAGTGGGCATACTGGATTCGATGAGAAGCGCAAAGGGGCGGTTTACTCGCCCAGCAGCCCACCGACAGGCCGGAGCACCTCGATATGGTCGCAGATGATCTTGATAGCAGCCGTAAGCGGAATCGCCAGTACCAGTCCGACCGCGCCCCAAATCCAGCCCCAGAAAAGCAGGGCAACGGTTACGGCGAGCGGGTTCAATTGCAGGCGGCTGCCGAGGAATTTCGGATAGAGCACATTCAGTGCAAACAAATGCAGTCCCACCACGGTGAGCACAATGATGAGAAAGCCGGTGGAGTGGATCTCGCCGACTCCCGCCAGCAGGGGAGGCACGGCCGCGAGCGGAACACCGAGATACGGCACCAGGCTGAGGAATCCACTGATGAACCCGACGAAATAGAAGTAGGGCAGGCCCATCAAACCGAAGACTGCCGTACTGATGGCCCCGATGAATATTCCGACCAGGAAATTGCCGACTATGAACCCGCGAATCATTTCTGTGATCGCGCCGAGAGTGGCATACGCGGTACTTCGGTTCTCAGTCGCAAACAGCAGCACCGTGTGCTTGCGGGAGTGCTCCTTCCAGGTCAGCATAAAGTACGCGAGAAAAGGAATGAACGAAGCTGCGAACACCATTTCCGTGGCAGTGCCGAGATTCGAAAACAGCTTATCGGTCCAGCTTGACTGCTGTTGGACTTTGATTGTTCCTTTTTCAGCGTTGTCCTTCGGCAGCACTTCCTCGGTACTCTTCTGAATCGTCTGCGCCTGTTGACGGTACTTGCCGACGACCCGGCCGATTTCCGATGAATACCGCGGCATTTGCTGTGCAAAGTCGACTGCCTTGTTGTATGAGAAGTAGCCAATCACGTAAAGAGCGGCACAGAAAATCGTGACGGCGATCAGGGCCGAAACGCTCCGCGGAAGGCGCATGCGCTCGAAGAGTCGGGTGAGCGGTTCCAGCACGAATGCCAGCAGCAACGCAATGGATATGGTGATGAAGACAATCTGCGCGAAATACATCGCTGCAAGCACTGCGATGACGACCATCGTGGTGTTTGCGGCCGAATTTTGGCGAATCAGTCCCGGCAGCGTTGTGGGCTTCGCCTCGGAGTTGGGAGCTTCTTTGGGAGCACGCGGTTCGAAGTCGAGAGGGTTCGCTGCCATAGATTCGTCCCATATAGGATGAGCGCCCCCTATAATTGCGCTGTGTCAGAGCGGAACAACCAGCAAGAGAATTCCCAGACAACCCGTATCATGGGGCTGGACGTGGGCACCAGGCGGATCGGGATCGCCGTTTCGGACCTGCTGGGTATTACCGCACAAGGCATTGAGACGCTGGAGCGCCGGAATAAGCGCTTTGACCTTCAGTACCTTCGCCGGGTGATCCGCGATTACAACGTTGCCGAGATCGTCGTTGGACTTCCGCGCCGCCTCAGCGGATCCGACAGTGCCCAGACGGAGAAGGTGCAGGCATTCGCTGAGGAATTGCGCCAGAAATTCGAGTTACCCGTGCATATGTGGGATGAGCGGCTCACGTCCGCTGAAGCAAATCGGTTGCTCCGCGAAACTGAGTTGAGCATCGAAAAAAGAGCCGCCGCCGTGGACAGGATGGCAGCGGTCCTCATCCTGCAGGGATTTATGGATGCAAGAGGAAACGCGACATAAAGAAAGAAACAGGAAAGAAATACAGCAAGCGGGATGAAAAGACTCTTCAAGTTCGTTTTTGTGGTGGTTCTGATCGCCGGCGTGTGGCTAGGGTGGACCTTGCTGGTGCCGACGCGTCCAGCGCAGCCGAAATTCGTGATGCTCATGCCAGGTTGGTCCACCCGGCACATCGCGCGTGAACTCAAAGCAAACGGTGTCATCCGGAGCGAGACAGCGTTTCTGCTGTATCACTTCGGCGTAAAACCGAAATCGCTAAAGGCGGGAGAGTACAAGTTCGAGAACTCCGCATCGGCGATGCAGGTGCATGAGCGACTGGTGCGCGGCGAGATCTTTGTCCATACGGTGACGGTCCCGGAAGGCTTCAACATGTTCGAGATCGGCCGAGTGATACAAGCGGCCGGCTTGGGAAAAGAAAGCGACTTCGTCGATGCTGCGAAGAAACAAGTGTCATTGATTCGCGACCTGGATCCAGAGGCAACATCGCTCGAGGGTTATCTGTTCCCGGATACCTACGGGTTTACTCGCACCCAAAGCATGCAGGACATGGTTGCGATTATGGTCCGGCGCTTCAAGCAGGAAGCGAAAGCGATTGGACTCAGCTCCGACGTGCATCGGGTTGTGACGCTGGCGTCCATCGTGGAGAAAGAAACAGCGGCGCCTGACGAGCGTCCGATGGTGGCAAGCGTCTACCAGAACCGGCTGAAACTCGGCATGCCGCTGGCAGCGGACCCGAGCGTCATCTACGCGGCACTGCTCGCGGGACGCTATCGTGGAACCATCTACCAGTCGGATCTGCAATTCGATTCGCCATACAATACGTATCGCAGAGCGGGACTTCCACCAGGGCCGATCGCAAATCCGGGTCGGGCATCGCTCGAAGCGGCCATGAAGCCCGCCGAGAGCAACTATCTTTTCTTTGTCAGCGACAACAACGGACGGCACCG
This window of the Terriglobales bacterium genome carries:
- a CDS encoding winged helix-turn-helix domain-containing protein; the protein is MASSELMYGSRRVRFGIFELDLQTGELRKAGVRLPLQEQPFKVLAMLLERPGELVTRDELKQQLWPEAEFGDFDQGLNVAIKKIRTALGDSADSPRFVETLSRRGYRFIAPVTADHVGPTLAPPLPASPKVLRRLPTKAIVAGVVLMVIALGAWSVKRKPREYSLGIFGVAPNFRLTPLTSSMGCEFDPQFSPDGKQIAYVWSPSPTVPPGIYLKVVGAGSPVALLPSKKGVVHILPAWSPDGRYIACVRGVKQEGSELRNVKRTITEQLLDEEENRKPDVGVYVIPAIGGEERKLFDAPLILDLKWAPDGQWFLIGRRLVKEGPASLWRYSMDGTPQKQLTFPPEGFNGDTLPTFSPDGKLIAFSRNFSSGGSDVFVIPASGGEARRITHDGQHVRGLSFSDDGKEIIYSSAREGSARTALWRIAVEGGTPKRLPFGNDNVVSPIMAGTGDHLAYVHISQSAKIYAFEIDKPGIAHREDATDGVPVISSRLMQVGPQYSPDGTRVAFASTRSGPWEIWVSNPDGSNAIQLTNFGDRQTGTPRWSPDGKFIAFDARPEQHSDIYVIDSQGGTPRRITASNFDNVVPSFSRDGQWIYYSSNASRRWELWKTRVDGTGQPIQLTKNGGFSGFESVDGSTVYYVKWDKLGIFSMPAAGGPETLVTIELFAKLWGCWSLQKNGIYFIRPELKNDDERVFPALAFYDFATKEIRNVRALPDAPNPGPSLAISPDQKTMLYTMADVGGSEIMLVENFR
- the rsmI gene encoding 16S rRNA (cytidine(1402)-2'-O)-methyltransferase, encoding MNSRNEERLDPALYIVGTPIGNLEDITLRALRVLRNVDRIACEDTRQTQKLLNHYEIHTPTVSYHEHNEMTRAPELIVHLEDGESIALVTDAGMPAISDPGYRLITLAIRHHLKVVPVPGASAFLSALVASGFPGDSFKFSGFLPAKSGQRRKLLEEMQHAPRTLIFYEAPHRIIETLKDIVDVMGPTRHVVIAREVTKLHEEFLRGHVEDVLRIAEERGELKGEITLLIAKADENEPEAPKKESVSQLVERYMRDESLDEKDALKRVAREMGVSKSEAYRELQRTKK
- a CDS encoding AI-2E family transporter; protein product: MAANPLDFEPRAPKEAPNSEAKPTTLPGLIRQNSAANTTMVVIAVLAAMYFAQIVFITISIALLLAFVLEPLTRLFERMRLPRSVSALIAVTIFCAALYVIGYFSYNKAVDFAQQMPRYSSEIGRVVGKYRQQAQTIQKSTEEVLPKDNAEKGTIKVQQQSSWTDKLFSNLGTATEMVFAASFIPFLAYFMLTWKEHSRKHTVLLFATENRSTAYATLGAITEMIRGFIVGNFLVGIFIGAISTAVFGLMGLPYFYFVGFISGFLSLVPYLGVPLAAVPPLLAGVGEIHSTGFLIIVLTVVGLHLFALNVLYPKFLGSRLQLNPLAVTVALLFWGWIWGAVGLVLAIPLTAAIKIICDHIEVLRPVGGLLGE
- the ruvX gene encoding Holliday junction resolvase RuvX; protein product: MSERNNQQENSQTTRIMGLDVGTRRIGIAVSDLLGITAQGIETLERRNKRFDLQYLRRVIRDYNVAEIVVGLPRRLSGSDSAQTEKVQAFAEELRQKFELPVHMWDERLTSAEANRLLRETELSIEKRAAAVDRMAAVLILQGFMDARGNAT
- the mltG gene encoding endolytic transglycosylase MltG: MKRLFKFVFVVVLIAGVWLGWTLLVPTRPAQPKFVMLMPGWSTRHIARELKANGVIRSETAFLLYHFGVKPKSLKAGEYKFENSASAMQVHERLVRGEIFVHTVTVPEGFNMFEIGRVIQAAGLGKESDFVDAAKKQVSLIRDLDPEATSLEGYLFPDTYGFTRTQSMQDMVAIMVRRFKQEAKAIGLSSDVHRVVTLASIVEKETAAPDERPMVASVYQNRLKLGMPLAADPSVIYAALLAGRYRGTIYQSDLQFDSPYNTYRRAGLPPGPIANPGRASLEAAMKPAESNYLFFVSDNNGRHRFARNFEEHSRNVVSYRRAVAAANR